Genomic segment of Panicum virgatum strain AP13 chromosome 9N, P.virgatum_v5, whole genome shotgun sequence:
cgggcgcggtcgctgccgatacgtgccgcagcgatggagtcccaTGCCTActtggcagttcgcttcttggaaagcgtgaactgcatctcggacggggctgctgcgatgagagcatctagcgcccgtcgatcctcatcgtagccgacgtcgccgtaccggactgcctcccacatgtgccgcacctggagcttcacctccatgactgcggcccactcgacgtagttggtcttggtgagggtgggccacccaccgccgggaccgacgtccctgaccaccgcctggaggccgtggtagccgggggcgccgccgcgcgcaccccaaccaggagcgccgccaccgccctgcgcgccgccgccaggggcgcggcctcctccgccgggtgcgcggcccattggaccgtcgccgggcgcaccgccaggcgcgccgccgtccaggcagCCGCCGGGCGCACGGGCCCCtggaccgtcgccgggcgcgccgccgtccaggccaccgccgggcgcgcgggcccctggaccgccgccgggcgcgccgccgtccaggccatcgctgccggggtgggctgctgcccaccgcgtggtccgctcccgcgcgctctccctctccaactcctcaaggtcctcgtcggcggtggcgtcgccggcgatggagccgctgaggctgccgcgcaaggtctcaacctcgacctccgccgcacgcgccgcatcctccgcctcctctgcttccacctccgccctggccgctgccagctccgctgcagctagcctggccgccctcgccgctgctgcagcggcttgagccgtcgctcgcctgcgctcctctgccgcggcgagctcggcgtctcgctggcgccgtgcgctcgaggcgaccgagcgctgagacggtgcgtcggacatggcgcgcctccaagggCTGTTGCGTGGAGAGGGGGAAGGGAACGGGGAAGAAGCGGCtggtgcagcagctgctgctgctgcagttgctggagcagctgctgctgcagttgctggagcagctgctgctgctgctggtggtggtggttgggcTGCTACAGAGgcttgggaaggggaggagcaagagatatccaacctacaggaaagtacggctctgataccagatgttagaagctcaattctaactctcattgagctgagaggatgacaatgaacttggggcaattttctggttttctcatattcacaaactcaaagccatgccaacccaagggGCTGGGGATACATACTTATAGGCAGCCAAGGCAGGCAGCCAAAGCTTGctgcagcaaaagatgctaagatgctagtcaaaagaactaaagctagatgctgtcctagcaaactgactgtcctagcaagatgctgtcctagcaaactgaaatATACTAAAGGAATATATGCCCTGGTCCTTGCAAGGACTCTATGCCTTATCCAGCacaaagacttatccatcacGGCCATGAAGgactcccgagtgggatcgtaatccccctcgctggagtcctcggagcaggtgagtcagtaagccgccgcgagctggaacgagcggaaagcgtcggggttgcggaccccggagtagtcctcggcctcctcggccgtgaagttgtccatgaagaagctggagctcgccgtctcggggtaggagtcgtcaggagatgatgcgatgaggttgcggatcgacaggaggtgatgacccggcagattcTCGTACTCGGCGAAATTGGTGCTAgacgaagaggcgtaggtggcagcgttgcgcatcccgaagggaaagggcgacggcgcagtcgcgcccccctgggaggcactggggctgcagttcgatgatggtgccggcatggatgacgccgaggcacgtgatgacgaagcggtggccccgtcggccgcgacgctgagctgcgacatggcaacctcaacccacgtgggggagctgaggcgtgccgcccggcgccgctccatgcgcgcttgtcGCAAGTGCTGGCCTGAGCGCCTGTTGCgtcgggctggtgaagtcggagtgtcagggttgcgtctgggcgagaggagctccatgaggtaaccgttgccggttgctctgaactcaagacttCCGAACCAAATCGCGTATCCCGCTAGGAGAGGATCCGAGGCGCCtatggggaatgggttggatctgctcgccatctctggagatcaaatgggaacaaaagagaaatgtcacgcaggacccctacctggcgcaccaactgtcggtgtcctgattCGGCGGTtcggacccaaccagtgatgatgctgcgtgttcctcgttccagatgttgatgcaagaggcaacacagtaacgcacgggtttatcgtggttccggccgtggggccgtacgtccagcaaaggggtgtgcgagagcactgtactgtcttgcaccgggagtgcctgtagtagggggtacaaacgaggcgagagagggagggaagctcacaagtctctgctagaggaggagttgattgaggcgagtgccaatatcggggctcggAAGAGtgtatgtgctctgtgagtagtgctgggcgttgtgttctaccgaatgggccgaccAACCCCCTAAGATAAAGCCCGCCTCCtctttttatagacacaaggacggacggtgtacatgcacagtggctcgcggaagtcgtcgtcttctctccgaatcgcgggggtgcagtggtcgagcactgtgggaagtacactgtggggtatggcacCGGGCGTGACAGTCGTCCTGGGcttcgtccttggtcttgcggagatcgcgccggcgtcctggcggctccagcgggcggcgtggtcgttgctgtagggggtaccgtcctccaggcgtggtgtggcggcgttccgaggaTCCTACaagccagggtcttgtcctggtcaaggccggagctgctttcgagggtcgtgcccatgccgttcgagggctccgcggaagggaaagtacaAAGGaagtatggggagttggcagtatagtagctggagcagtgccgagcacgtcttgcactgcgtcgcaggttcccacagtgtcgtcacagcgtccgggatggcggagcagtgaccggagttggcggacgagactccGGTCACCACCACTGTGCGGAATGGCGGCCTGGCGCCGTCAGACCCGGGCGCGGTGAAGGAgttgttggcatttaatgcctccgtatggcgggcgggtgagcggaagggccgtttgtcttttccgtcgaggggtggcctcgagcgaggcggagatgattcgcccctccgagggtaggctcgctaccctcgagcgaggcggaggcgcggggcgcggtcgtGGGCTttggcggggagccctcgagcgaggcggagatcaccccgcgggtcttaggggggtgcggatgggccgcactgcgtacgtgggccgcgtgttgggcttatttgagtcatttcctttcttttagattggaaggaggttataggccttcgtgggcccggttgccgaacacgtgtttgcgtttttagggcgattttagtcccctgattagggtgcccctaatcatggtacctgaCAATAATGATATGTTATTTTGTTCTGCAGGGTTTCATTCACAAGGTTGAAGCTGATGAGATATTCTTAAAATTTGACAACCAGTTCCATTTTAATCACCGTGACAAGAACCGGTACCATGTTAGCTTCACATATAATAGAATGAATATGAGAAGGCTATACAAATCGATTCATGAAGCAGAACTATTGGGACCTGGCATTTTATTTCCTTGCCAGTCAACTTATAGAGCTGTGAAAAAGTGTACATTTAAGCCTCTGAATCCACATGTGAATACCGAGCAAGCTAAAGCTGTTGCTATGATACTTGGCTGCAGAGGTGTTCCACCATATGTGATATATGGACCTCCTGGAACTGGCAAGACCATGACAATTATAGAGGCAATTTTGCAGCTTTATACAGCCAAGAAGACGGCAAAAATTCTCATTTGTGCTGCTTCCAATGCTGCAGCTGACCATGTACTGGAAAAACTACTACTTGCTAGCTATCTGATCCGGCCAAGTGATATCTTTAGGCTAAATGCTCCGAGCCGTCAATATGAGGATGTAAATGCTGATTTTATCCGGTTTTGCTTCTTTGAAGATCGGGTATTCAAGTGCCCTCCATCACAAGCATTGATGCGGTACAAGATAGTTATATCGACCTACATGAGTTCATCTCTGCTGCAGGCTGAGGGCATTCGCCGAGGGCATTTCACACACATTTTCTTGGATGAGGCTGGTCAAGCCTCTGAACCAGAGACGATGGTTCCTTTGTCGGGGTTGTGTGGAAGAGACACTGTGGTTGTGCTAGCAGGGGACCCTAAGCAATTAGGTCCGGTGGTTTTTTGTAAGCAAGCGGACAAGGAGGGTCTGGGGATATCATATCTGCAAAGGCTGTTTTTTGACTTCGATCAGTACCGAACAGGGAATCCAAACTATGTGACAAAGCTTGTGAAGAATTATCGGTGCCATCCTGCAATCTTAGAGCTACCATCAGAGCTTTTCTATGGCGGTGAACTGATCGCCTGTAAAGAAGATGATGTACCATCTGTCTACAATTGCATTGGCCTTCCTAACAAGTCCTTCCCTGTTCTTTTTGTTGGAATCCAAGGATGCGATGAGAGGGAAGGCACCAATCCATCATGGTTCAATAGAATTGAAGTCAGCAAAGTAGTAAGTATCATCATAAACTTGACAAAGGGTGGTGCTGTTAGTGAAGTTGATATAGGAGTAATCACTCCATACCGTCAGCAAGTTGCTAAGATAAAGAAAGCCCTGGAGGCATTTGAAATGTCCGACTTGAAAGTTGGAAGTGTTGAACAATTCCAGGGCCAAGAGAGGGAAGTAATAATCATCTCTACAGTCAGGTCAACTGTAAAGCACAACGAGTTTGACAAATTCTTTAATCTGGGATTCTTGAGCAACTATCAAAGGTTTAATGTTGCAATCACTCGTGCGAAATCGTTGCTCATAATTGTTGGAAACCCTCACATTGTCACCAAGGTAGTGCTGCTGCATCATTTTATCCTCCTGCAGTCCCATATCATCCACTGTTTTTGTATTATTTTCCTAACCAACAACTGTAATGTAGGATCGGCATTGGGACAGGCTCCTGCGATACTGCGCTGATAATGGCTCTTACCAAGGATGCCCACTTCCACCACCTGAGTCTCATTCTTATTCAGACGAAACCAAGTATAACGAAGACCAAGGTGGACCTGCTGGATGGGGCTACAACCAAGAAGAAGCTACCGATTACAACTACAACCAAGAACCATCTGACTTGAGTCCCAGATGTGGCAGTGGTGCTCAAACTGCTGCTACCAACAATGGATCAAAATGGTCTGAGGAGTTGCCTGAGGATGAGAACCTAGCATCCAACAACGCCGAAGTAGATCCTGAGGAGAGGCCGAAGCAGCACGTCGAGGAACAGTTTGAGCAGGGAGATGTGCAGCCCAACGAGTGCTGCACCAGCGACAACCAGGTCCATGATGCGTGCCCGGAGAAGTTCACCTTCCCTCCTGGTTGGTGCGACGTTTCAGGCATCCCAGCATCTGGCTGGGACGACTGATCAGACCTGCAATCGCCCACCCTAGGGCCATTTGCAGAATAACGGAGGCTGGTGACCCTGTGAAACTAGCTCCCAGGCAGGTATCCCTTTAGCCTTCAGTCGACTCACCGCTGGACAATTGTTGTAGTGAATGGTGAGTGAACTGCATATGCATCTATGTGATTAGGCCGTCGTCTACCTGGTTTTGTCAACATGAGAGGACCCTGTGTCCTCCTGTTCGACTTGTCTTGCTGCGTGCAATATGGTTTGGTTAATTTGCTGGTGTCATTCGGTGCGCTATTATTGTGTTATTGCCTCTTAAGCAGCTTGCTTCGTGCCTTCGGTGGTTGGCGCCATGGCTCTTTTGTAAGGCCCAGAAAGAACCTTCTCGGCCCAGTAAGGTTGTTGGCCCGGTAAACACAGAAACGAAAAATTAGCAAAGCAAATTAGCATCGGTTTGATCAtttcactcaggtttctagtcAGTTCGATGTCGATAACTGACCAACAGACTAGTGTGTCTTCGTCTCATTCACAAACGAGCAGCCGGGTAACTGAAGTAGTAGCTAGTAACTCTCAGTCTCAGtcacaggggggggggggggggggggtagccGGACAGGTGCATGTGGCGAtcatgtgggggggggggggggggggggatcgcaGCGCAATCAGTATCCGGTAGAACTTGGCGTCCATGGGTTGTGTTCTGATGGATGACCGGCAAGAGACACTCGCTTGTAACACAACATAATTGAGGCGTGTCCATTGCAGTCTCCAGACAGTTTCATAATGGTAAGAGAATATCATGTCAGCTTATCAAGCATTGTCTTGTTATTAGTAGTATGGGTGCTCCAGAGCTCAGAAGGGTCAGATTTGTAAGGTGGGGTCTTGGGCTATGACAGCTACATTGCTGCATAGTCTCAGCAATGAATACCACTTCGCAGTTTTGGGGCTCCTCTGCTCTTTCTCGCATTCATTTCTGCCACTTCATAGATTGGATAAGAACGAGCAAAATGAAGCTCTGAATTAGCATGGGATGTATGCCATGAAACTTCACTCAAAACATGATGAACCTTGTTTAGAACTGCTCACCATAAGCTCAATGCATTGTTGGGCTACCACATGAGGAAGAGACAAAAGGGGGAGGGAGCTGTAGAGAAGAAGAGGCACTAGGCTTGGTCTGTGTGCTTTTATTGCACTTCTTCATGGTACAATTGCTTCTTGATCCTAGGACAATTAGCAATGGTTGTACACGGATGACAGCTGGTGCTCCCATATTTCCCATCCATGGACCAAACGCCCCAGCTGTACATGTGGGCAACAGAGCAGGGTTTTGGATCAATGAGTTGAATCACCAACCTTTGCTGCTCATAAATCAGTAGCTGAGTACAGACTTGCATTTGTCATGTACACCTCAAACCACTAGACCAAGTGGCATATATGTGTGATGTGCGTGGTTACGTCACACGGTCCAAAGAGTGTTccccaaaaaaaaatgcagcacTTGGCACGGATGGTACGGTCCTACACTAACGGCAAGCATGCAAACGAGGCACTTGAGTTGAGTTTGCCTGGCTTCTGTGTTGTGTTGTTGTATAGCAGCTGATGCGTGCAGGTCCAAGAGGAACTGATCCTGCCCAAGAACACTTGGTGTGGTAGCAGTTGAGCAATTGTGAGTTCGTGACCAACTGAATCACGGGGTCATTAGTGTGAGTCGACCACGTAACAACCGATCCGACAAGGCCAGGTGTGTCGTATCATGAACAGTGACTGAAATCTAGCAGAAGCGACGAAGAGATTCTGCTGGTCCCTCCTAGGTCCCTAGGTCGACAGTAACTATGCTGTTGTATAAGATTGCGGTTCAAAGTTTATGGAGCTCGTAGAGAATAAGAATCACCAAGATAAGATCCTTAATGATTCTGTCTGCCTCCTACCTTTTAGCGGTCGAATTCCCACGGTATCTTGTAGTTGTAGAACTTCGAAATACTCCTAGTATGTCAGTCCTTTTCTCATCTCTTCGGAGTGCCAAATATACTGTTCATAAGTAACATTGCTACCTCTCAAAGCTCAACAGAAATGCATCATTCGTCAGACTACCCCTGCAAGAATTTCCACAGTTGAGCTCTTCAGAAGTTCAAATGCCAAGGCAAAGATTAGGTGTAATCCACAGCATGAACAACAGTACAGTAGCACCTCCAAGTGAACTTCACTTAGCTCACTCTCATCTGAAGCATAAATGTGACACATTTTAACTGACGCATCAGCGTCACTGTAAAATTTCCGAGCTGTAATCTGTAAAGCCCCCTGCACAATGCAAACAAACAACACCGTCCCCTGGTTCCTCACTGTGTGTCTCACTGCAAGATCAACATGCCGTGTGAACCTCACAGACTCCACTGCTTAAATACAGCAGCCGGTCTCCCACACGCTAACCACAGCTCCACCTCTGATCAAGGTCTCTTCCAGTTCCAGCTGCACATCacctcgccggccatggaggcggcAGTAGAGTGCGCCAGGTGCGAGTGCTGCGGGCTGGTAGAGGACTGCACCCGGGACTACatcctgggcgtgcgcgccGCCTTCGGCGGGCGGTGGCTCTGCGGGCTCTGCTCCGAGGCGGTGCGCGACGAGGCGGCCAGGGGCACGACGACGACGAAGCAGAGGGGCCctggcgctgccgccgcagcagccgcgGCGCGGCTGGAGGAGGCGCTGAGGGACCACATGGCCTTCTGCGGCAAGTGCAGGCGGAGCCCCGCGTTCCGGGTCGCCGACGGCATGCGGCAGATGCTGCGGAAGTGCTCCAAGTGACggcgtcgcgtcgcgtcgcaGTCGCAGTGCATGCATGACGCCGACGCGTCGTCGATCCGATCAGCGTCGTCTATGAAATcttgaagaagatgaacaagatGAACACCGCGCCATTTATATTATCTGTGCAGTAAGCTAGCATTATGTGGAACGAAATGGCACGTCAGGTTTGGCGTGTTAGTGATCTCTGATAAATTCAGGGGCTCGTAGGCATTGTACTGTACGCTAAGCTAGGACGCTGCTACCTCTTAGCTACTAGTCACCAGTGCCATTAGCAAGCAGTTGGAGTCTTATAGGCTTGGAAGGTTCCTGCATTAATTCTTCAAGTCTTGAGACTATAAGGCTGTTTCATCAATAAGGAATGATTTTGCACGGCAGCAGAAATTGTCCTGCACACTGCACATTTCTTTCAGTATGAGAAGGTGAGGATGCAACAGTGCGACGACCATTTCTGGCTCTCGTTCTCCTCCTATCTGGCGAGTGTGAAGTTAGCGCTTGTTCCTGAAATCAAACCAAGCTCGTTCCTTCTGGCCTCGGTTCTTGGTGTGACGACTGCCTGAAAGGTGACTCAGGCTTAGTCACAATCTTGGAGAATAACAACGCAGGAACGGAGGATGGACGCGTCTATTTCAGACTAGAGTGCAGGCTTGCCGTTGCTAGGCTGCTAGCTGCACCTGTTCTGTTCTGTTGTGTCTTTTGCATCATCTCAGGCCTAGCTAGCTACTAGCTGCTACACTGACCACAGAGAGCACTGATCAGTGATCATCGCTATATTAATCTTGGTCACAGCAGTTGTTGGACTCAGTTAACTAATCCGCTCTAGAAGCACACGCATGGGTTCGTTTCGACGGGCCTATGATCATGTTGGCTCTCCAGCCATGCTATGCCCTGTAACATGTACGGTGGAAGATGCTTTTGCTCGGAAATGACAAGCCGAGCGAACCGCAGGATTCCTGGCTGGTTGTTTGTTTGGCGTCACCCGATGAGTGATTCGGTTGGGCAGTCCCATGATTGTAACTAATCGACATCATGTTGCACACTACTGGGTGCTGGCTGCTGCGACAGCTGAGGCCTAGAACAGTTGGGAATTTGAGATGCTACGCTCCAAGGGACATAGCAATCGATGACCAGTTGAAATCCACGCTCAACAACCTGTCTACTCTACCTTCAAAGTTCTGgctcttgcattgcattgggACAATTCACCATCAGCTCTCCGGTGTCATTCGTTATGCGCTCAGGGCTTGCAGCCGTAGCAAATCGGCACCTACCCCTATAGCCTGGACACATCCGTGGGCTATCCGTGCGTGGACTGCAACGAATTTTGCATACACTTGCATTGTAAATTTTACTATTACTAATCGGAAAGTATCTTTGGACCCCACACATGAAACCACCTAGGATCATAtatggacactctaaaaaaaatagagaaatcctataaattctcacaaaaatcataaACATCCAATCATCAATCCAACAATTCTAATTATAATAATTATCGGATCttttatctttcctaataaattatccacctctatcattatgaaaatagactaaagtaactcctaaacatgtatctaaattacccacctctgccattataaacaAATCTAAAGTAATCCCTAATCTTTGTGTAGATTACCCActtatgctattataaaaataatacaaatacccccctaaatttgcatgtaaattatccaattatatcattatcgttacaagttaaattactcctaaatctaaatctaaattata
This window contains:
- the LOC120687293 gene encoding uncharacterized protein LOC120687293, yielding MPCEPHRLHCLNTAAGLPHANHSSTSDQGLFQFQLHITSPAMEAAVECARCECCGLVEDCTRDYILGVRAAFGGRWLCGLCSEAVRDEAARGTTTTKQRGPGAAAAAAAARLEEALRDHMAFCGKCRRSPAFRVADGMRQMLRKCSK
- the LOC120688299 gene encoding probable RNA helicase SDE3 isoform X1, with translation MITLCPGFKMETYQRNYSDDEFSVAGEKPEVEFMDYQNDDTIQDYASEDGPVVVTVPFPFEHGKPKSVLVGETSADTISIENTSPEPVNLWSVRIFSSNPEDSYVLSMMRPPLNDADEEAKQAFLGLTSVEDRTLMPGQTLTIWLSCMPKDIGLHTSIVHVDIGEEKIERVAFLLADDNISKALFSDKPYSRRRSENKKFEPAPIVPGCRPTRQHTQGFKYKLPQFAIPADIRELIESKQRPDVLSEELSMINYAQFFSTLLVMEELNLEEEMRAYDMEGVSMRRRGMNFLSLEVPGLAERRPSLVQGDFIVARYARNDARPYQGFIHKVEADEIFLKFDNQFHFNHRDKNRYHVSFTYNRMNMRRLYKSIHEAELLGPGILFPCQSTYRAVKKCTFKPLNPHVNTEQAKAVAMILGCRGVPPYVIYGPPGTGKTMTIIEAILQLYTAKKTAKILICAASNAAADHVLEKLLLASYLIRPSDIFRLNAPSRQYEDVNADFIRFCFFEDRVFKCPPSQALMRYKIVISTYMSSSLLQAEGIRRGHFTHIFLDEAGQASEPETMVPLSGLCGRDTVVVLAGDPKQLGPVVFCKQADKEGLGISYLQRLFFDFDQYRTGNPNYVTKLVKNYRCHPAILELPSELFYGGELIACKEDDVPSVYNCIGLPNKSFPVLFVGIQGCDEREGTNPSWFNRIEVSKVVSIIINLTKGGAVSEVDIGVITPYRQQVAKIKKALEAFEMSDLKVGSVEQFQGQEREVIIISTVRSTVKHNEFDKFFNLGFLSNYQRFNVAITRAKSLLIIVGNPHIVTKDRHWDRLLRYCADNGSYQGCPLPPPESHSYSDETKYNEDQGGPAGWGYNQEEATDYNYNQEPSDLSPRCGSGAQTAATNNGSKWSEELPEDENLASNNAEVDPEERPKQHVEEQFEQGDVQPNECCTSDNQVHDACPEKFTFPPGWCDVSGIPASGWDD
- the LOC120688299 gene encoding probable RNA helicase SDE3 isoform X2, which translates into the protein METYQRNYSDDEFSVAGEKPEVEFMDYQNDDTIQDYASEDGPVVVTVPFPFEHGKPKSVLVGETSADTISIENTSPEPVNLWSVRIFSSNPEDSYVLSMMRPPLNDADEEAKQAFLGLTSVEDRTLMPGQTLTIWLSCMPKDIGLHTSIVHVDIGEEKIERVAFLLADDNISKALFSDKPYSRRRSENKKFEPAPIVPGCRPTRQHTQGFKYKLPQFAIPADIRELIESKQRPDVLSEELSMINYAQFFSTLLVMEELNLEEEMRAYDMEGVSMRRRGMNFLSLEVPGLAERRPSLVQGDFIVARYARNDARPYQGFIHKVEADEIFLKFDNQFHFNHRDKNRYHVSFTYNRMNMRRLYKSIHEAELLGPGILFPCQSTYRAVKKCTFKPLNPHVNTEQAKAVAMILGCRGVPPYVIYGPPGTGKTMTIIEAILQLYTAKKTAKILICAASNAAADHVLEKLLLASYLIRPSDIFRLNAPSRQYEDVNADFIRFCFFEDRVFKCPPSQALMRYKIVISTYMSSSLLQAEGIRRGHFTHIFLDEAGQASEPETMVPLSGLCGRDTVVVLAGDPKQLGPVVFCKQADKEGLGISYLQRLFFDFDQYRTGNPNYVTKLVKNYRCHPAILELPSELFYGGELIACKEDDVPSVYNCIGLPNKSFPVLFVGIQGCDEREGTNPSWFNRIEVSKVVSIIINLTKGGAVSEVDIGVITPYRQQVAKIKKALEAFEMSDLKVGSVEQFQGQEREVIIISTVRSTVKHNEFDKFFNLGFLSNYQRFNVAITRAKSLLIIVGNPHIVTKDRHWDRLLRYCADNGSYQGCPLPPPESHSYSDETKYNEDQGGPAGWGYNQEEATDYNYNQEPSDLSPRCGSGAQTAATNNGSKWSEELPEDENLASNNAEVDPEERPKQHVEEQFEQGDVQPNECCTSDNQVHDACPEKFTFPPGWCDVSGIPASGWDD